In Lactiplantibacillus pentosus, the sequence ACGGGAACGTTGATTGCGCCGTTAGGGTTAACGCGCGGGTTAGCGGCGATTATCCTCGGCCACCTGATTGGCTGTGGCCTGTTTTTGGTGCCAGCTGGGTACTTAGGTGCCAAGCTGCACCGCTCGGCGTTGGCTTCAGCTGAGCTGGCGTTTGGTCAGGGTGGTGTCTGGCTAGCTTCTGGGCTAAATGCCTTACAACTGGTCGGTTGGACCGCCGTCATGATCGTCAATGCCCAGCTAGCAATGAACAGTATCAGCGGGCAGCTATTTGGCTTCAAAAGTCCTATCTTGATGGCAACGATTGTGGCTGTTCTGATTATCGGTTGGTTATTGATGGGCAGTCAGCTCCTATTCAAAATCAACAATTTCGTGGTCGGTTTACTCGTGATTGGGACCGTCCTGATGCTCACGATGGTCTTCATGGCCCCCGCCACAGCACATTTGCTACCGGCAGACAGTCTGACTTTTGGTCAAGCAGTCGAGCTAAACGTCACGATGGCACTGTCCTGGTTACCGCTGATTGGGGATTACACGCAGCGTGTTGACCGACCGTTACCCGTTGCACTGGTCAGCGCTGGGGGCTACATGCTTGGGAGCATCGTGATGTTTGTGACTGGGTTGTTAGTCGTTTTGCGAACAGGCCAAACCGATATTACGGCCCTGTTGACGCGCTCAGGTCTCGGGCTGATTGCGTTACTGATTATCGTCTTCTCAACGGTCACGACGACTTTCTTGGATACGTATTCGGCGGCCACCAGTCTGGCGAATTTGACCGGTAGTCGGCATATTAACCGACTCGCAATCGGCGTGACCGTCGTGGGGCTGGTGATTGCGTTGACCGTGGCCATGACCTACTATGAGAACTTCTTGTACCTGATTGGTTCGGTCTTCACGCCATTGTACGCGATTATCTTCGTCACCTACTTTATCCGCAAAGCAACGTTACCATACTGGCTCAATTTTAGTTGGTGGGTGATTGGCATCGTTGCGTACTATCAGCTCCAAAAACTAGACTTTATTGGTGGCACGACGCTATTAGTGCTAGTTGGTTTAGGGTTAGCGGTCTGGTTGAGTGGCTTAGTCGTCAAACTAGCGCCACTGACGCGCGGCGAGCTTAGTCGTTGACAATTTCTAATAAAAAGTAAATGATAATCCCATTGGTAATATTCAGTTACCGTGGGATTTTTTTGGAAAGAGGGCAAAGAGAATGAGCAAACCAATTATTGGCATTGCACCTGGCGTGATTACGGTCGACAGTCAGATGTTTCCGGGCCGGCAACGCGATTACGTGAACCGCGATTATTTGCGGTCGATTACGGCTAATGGTGGCGTGCCGCTAGTGTTGCCAGTGACGACGGATGAGGCAACGATTGCACGCTACGTCACGCTAATTGACGGCTTATTATTATGCGGTGGCGCAGACGTGGCCCCCGCGATGTATGGTGAGGAGCCACAGCCCAAGCTGGGTGGAATCGACCCAGAACGAGATCAGTATGAAATGGCGCTGATTCGGGCGACCCACGCGGCAGATAAACCCGTTTTAGGCATTTGCCGTGGCTTACAAATTTTGAACGCGTGCTACGGTGGTAGTTTGTATCAGGACATGAGTTATTTACCGGCGGGGCAAGGGACGCTCAAACACATGCAGGGCCAGTTAGCCGCGTATGGTAGTCATCAAGTGACCGTAACCCCTGAGTCGACCTTAGCGACATACTTAGGAACGACCAAGCTGGCGGTCAATTCATTCCACCATCAAGCATTGAAGCAGGTGGCGGATGGCTTTCAAGCCGTTGCTCAGAGTTCAGACCAGGTCGTCGAAGCCATTGAATCGACGGATGGCGCCCTCCAATTAGGCGTCCAGTGGCACCCTGAAATGATGCAGCAAGCTGATTCGATTCAAGCACAACTGTTTGCGCGGTTTGTGGTGGCTTGCTGAATGGATGAATCGATTATATACAGCGATCGAGTCGGAATCTGACTTGGTGGCTGTATTTTTTGGCTTAGAAATTGCAATATAGTATAAACTAGTGTACGCTGACCATGTAAGCGCTTTTGTAGTCTGTTTCACAATCTAGGAGGTTAATCATTATGGCAGAAGTATACCAAGGTGTGACGCACGGATTTCATGGTCCAATCACTGCGAACGTGACGATTGAAGATCAGAAAATTAAAAAGATCGATGCTGAATATTCCCAAGCTGCGACGGTCGGGGCGTTAGGAATCGCGAGAATGAAGGCACAGATTCTAGCCCAACAATCAACGGATGTCGATGCCGTTACTGGGGCAAGTACCAGTGCAAATGCTTTTAAGGCAGCGGTTGAAAAAGCCATCGCTGTTTCACAACAAACGCTATCTGAAGAAGCCGGACGAGATATCAACGTGCCGAGTCCCAAGTCAGGGCCTGTAGATGAAGTGACTGGAGCATCAGCAAACCCCTTGCAAGCACCGACTAATCCGTCACCGGTGACGCCTGCCGAAGTGGCTTCTGAGCATGCAACGTTTGATGCCACCTATGATGTGATTGTCGTCGGCGCTGGTGGTGCTGGTTTGTCAGCGGCAGTCCAGGCAGCTAGCGAAGGCCTATCCGTGCTAATTTGTGAAAAAGCAGGCATTGCCGGAGGGACCACCAATTATTCCGGCGGCGTAGTGCAGGCTGCAGGCACAAAATATCAGAAACAATTTACAACTTATCAGAATGATACGCCAGAAAAGCATGCTAATGAGTGGCTGGCAGCCGGCGAAAATTCGGTCGACGCTGACCTTGTCCATGATTTAGCAACCAATGCGCCTAAAAACATCGAATGGTTAGCGGATCTCGGTATTAAATGGCATGCGGTTTACGGCCATACCCAAATTCCATATGAGCAATCCGAAGACTTTGCAGATCGAATTCATGTTTACGAAGGCGGTGGCGGTATGGCTGGCGGCACCGTGTTGGCGCAAACCTTACTCAAGCGAGCGCTAGAAAAGGGTGCAAAAATCAGCTATGACACGACCGTGACGACATTGATCACGGCGAATGACCACTCGATTACTGGGGTGAAAGCACGTGTTAAGAAGCAAGTCACGAGTTTTAAAGCTCGGTATGGCGTGATTTTGGCAACGGCCAGCATCGATCATAACCAAGCGCTGGCCTTTCAATATAGTCCTCAGCAGTACAATGACTTACTATTTAATACTTGTCTCTCTGCTAAGACCGATACGGGTGACGGGATTTTATTAGGCCAGTCAGTTGGCGCTGCTATTCAAGGCATGGGTGGTTGTATTGACTTTGATGGCAAGACTGGAAACGGGACTGACAACCGGGTTCCGGCGATGCCGATGATTTTTGTCAACGGTCGTGGCAAACGCTTTGTTTGTGAAGACGCGACTTACGCTTATCAATATCGAGCTATCTTCCAACAAGAGAAGCAATTCAAGACACCGACCTACATGATTTTTGCTGACTCGTCATTACAAGCGAATGGTGCTTGGTGGACAGCGGACTCACTGTCTGAAGATGTTAAAAAGGGCACCGTGATTGCGGCGGATTCGCTGACTGATTTAGCAACTGCAATCAACGTGCCAGTTGATAATCTGACTGCCAGCGTGACTGCCTGGAACCAGCAAGCATCAGCTGGACAGGATACGGAATTTGGTCGTCAGACGGGCATTCAAGCGCTGGCGGGTAAGTGGTATGCTTACCGTAATCGGGCCACAAACCTGGGTGCGATTGGTGGTCTGAAAATTAATGTCGATTGTCAGGTACTAGATAATTTTGACCAGCCAATCACGAATCTGTATGCAGCTGGCTTGAACGCTGGTGGTTGGATTGGACAATACTATCCTGGTTCAGGAACTGCGATTGCGGGTATCGTGCACCAGGGCCGTAAAGCAGCTGAAAAGATTAGTGCGTTGGCGGCGGCACGGATGTCGTAGGCGTGCGGGCTATTTCTACATTAAATGAACCATCATGGTCTGAATAGGCGTGCATTAAGTAAGGCCTTGCGCTAGAAATAATAAACACCCCGAGAATTTGTGGAGATTCTCGGGGTGTTTATTATACTATGTGGTTTACTGTGTCATGTAAAGGTAGCGTAGCTGTATTGTATCTGGCTTTACAGCGAATCGTACGTATCGTCGTTTGGAGATATAAATTTAACCGGACGATA encodes:
- the cytX gene encoding putative hydroxymethylpyrimidine transporter CytX, with protein sequence MKTGRLFRSQFLLWLGAAISIAEILTGTLIAPLGLTRGLAAIILGHLIGCGLFLVPAGYLGAKLHRSALASAELAFGQGGVWLASGLNALQLVGWTAVMIVNAQLAMNSISGQLFGFKSPILMATIVAVLIIGWLLMGSQLLFKINNFVVGLLVIGTVLMLTMVFMAPATAHLLPADSLTFGQAVELNVTMALSWLPLIGDYTQRVDRPLPVALVSAGGYMLGSIVMFVTGLLVVLRTGQTDITALLTRSGLGLIALLIIVFSTVTTTFLDTYSAATSLANLTGSRHINRLAIGVTVVGLVIALTVAMTYYENFLYLIGSVFTPLYAIIFVTYFIRKATLPYWLNFSWWVIGIVAYYQLQKLDFIGGTTLLVLVGLGLAVWLSGLVVKLAPLTRGELSR
- a CDS encoding gamma-glutamyl-gamma-aminobutyrate hydrolase family protein, with product MSKPIIGIAPGVITVDSQMFPGRQRDYVNRDYLRSITANGGVPLVLPVTTDEATIARYVTLIDGLLLCGGADVAPAMYGEEPQPKLGGIDPERDQYEMALIRATHAADKPVLGICRGLQILNACYGGSLYQDMSYLPAGQGTLKHMQGQLAAYGSHQVTVTPESTLATYLGTTKLAVNSFHHQALKQVADGFQAVAQSSDQVVEAIESTDGALQLGVQWHPEMMQQADSIQAQLFARFVVAC
- a CDS encoding FAD-dependent oxidoreductase gives rise to the protein MAEVYQGVTHGFHGPITANVTIEDQKIKKIDAEYSQAATVGALGIARMKAQILAQQSTDVDAVTGASTSANAFKAAVEKAIAVSQQTLSEEAGRDINVPSPKSGPVDEVTGASANPLQAPTNPSPVTPAEVASEHATFDATYDVIVVGAGGAGLSAAVQAASEGLSVLICEKAGIAGGTTNYSGGVVQAAGTKYQKQFTTYQNDTPEKHANEWLAAGENSVDADLVHDLATNAPKNIEWLADLGIKWHAVYGHTQIPYEQSEDFADRIHVYEGGGGMAGGTVLAQTLLKRALEKGAKISYDTTVTTLITANDHSITGVKARVKKQVTSFKARYGVILATASIDHNQALAFQYSPQQYNDLLFNTCLSAKTDTGDGILLGQSVGAAIQGMGGCIDFDGKTGNGTDNRVPAMPMIFVNGRGKRFVCEDATYAYQYRAIFQQEKQFKTPTYMIFADSSLQANGAWWTADSLSEDVKKGTVIAADSLTDLATAINVPVDNLTASVTAWNQQASAGQDTEFGRQTGIQALAGKWYAYRNRATNLGAIGGLKINVDCQVLDNFDQPITNLYAAGLNAGGWIGQYYPGSGTAIAGIVHQGRKAAEKISALAAARMS